DNA from Thermostichus vulcanus str. 'Rupite':
AAAAGCCAGCAACGGGCCGCGATGGGGGGCGCTTTCCCGCCAGAGGTGCCAACCCGGATCCACCACATCGGTGTAACGCTCCGGCCAAGGGGTGAGAATGTAAACCCTCTCGGTACAGGCTGCCGCCACCTGCGCCACTCGCCGTAACAACGGGATCCCCTGCCAAAGCAACAGGGCTTTATCGGATCCCATGCGGCGGCTATTGCCCCCCGCCAAAACCAGGGTATCCACCCGCGGTAGGGCAGAAAAAGCCTTAGTCATCCGGATTCAGACCTGACCGATCTGAGTGATCAGAGTTTTGCAAGTTGCGCTTGACCCACTGCTGGGGATATCCACCTCAATCGCCAAATCCGGAGGAGGATCTGGGAGGAGGATCTGTTTTCTGTTTTTAAATCAATAGCCACCTTACCCCGCACCGCCAACTCATTTTGATTTTGAATGTAGTAGCACTCATCAGACTCCAACCCTTTCCGGAGGTCTTCTCGATTCCAGGTAGTGGATCCAAAGTTGGCCATCTCTCACGTCCATTTCTTCTGTGGCGACCTCGACAATCCGCTCCAAAAGTCGTCTATAGCGCTCATGAATCGGTAGCAGCGACAGGATTTCTAACGTCCCCTCTTCATAGGTCAACCGTTTAGCGGGATCCGATTCCATCGCCTGAAAGGCTCCCATTCAGGAGGGCAAAAAACACTGTTTCATCTCTTGGAGTACCTTGACATCTTGGGAGGCGGTACGTGCCCCCGCTTGGGCAGCCCAACACTTGAGGTTCTCAATTTGGTCGCGGGCAATCGAGGCTAGCGGCACCGTTTCGGCAATTGCTTGCAGAATATCTGCCTGGGTAAAGTCCCGCCGGCCTTCTCCACTGCTACCCCCAAAGGCGTTGTACATGGCATCCACAATGGCTTGTTCGATTTCCGCCCCACTAAAGTTTTCCGACTGAGCCGCCAAAACCCCGAGGTCGAACTCCCGCAGGCGACTGGGTCGTAACCGTTGCAGATGGACACGAAAGATTTCTTTGCGTTCCGCTTCGGTGGGTAAGTTCAAGAAGAAAATCTCATCAAAGCGGCCTTTGCGCAGCAGTTCTGGTGGCAGCAACGGCACATTGTTAGCAGTAGCAACAATAAAGACGGGGCTGGTTTTCTCCTGCATCCAGGTGATCAGGCTGCCAAACACCCGCCGACTGGTCCCGGAGTCTCCGTCGGCACCACTGGCAATATTGCCAAAGGCTTTGTCGATCTCATCGATCCAGAGCACACAGGGGGCCATCGCTTCTGAGAGTTGGATCATCTGCCGTACCCGACTTTCCGATTCCCCGACAATCCCGGCGAACAGACGCCCGGCATCCAACCGCAGCAGGGGCAAGCGCCATTCGTTGGCAATGGTTTTGGCGGATAGGGATTTGCCAGTGCCTTGGATCCCGACCAGCAACACGCCCTTGGGATTGGGCAAACCGTAGCGACGTGCCTCTTCCGTAAAGGCCTCCTGACGCACCCGTACCCAGGCTTTCAGGTTGTCTAAGCCCCCCACACTTTTTAGGGTCTCGCGGGCGGTGAAAAACTCCAGAATACCGGTTTGGCGGATGGCTTGTTTTTTCTCCTCCAAGACCAGGTCAATATCGGCTTCGTTGACCTCTTGTTTGGCGGCCAAAGCGCGGGCTAAAACACGGCGGATGCGCTCCCGGCTCAAACCCTGGCAGGCTTTCACCAACTGTTCGTAGGCCAGGGGGGTCAGTTTTAACTTCTCCGGAGCCACGTAAAGCTGGATCAGACGGCTGATCTCTTCGCTACTGGGCAGAGGAATATCCACGACGGTCATTTCTTCTGCCAGATCACTGGGGATTTCCAGCGTGTGGCTGAGGATAAGCAAGATCTTGCGGCTGCGCTTCAGCTCGCGGCTGAGGTTCTTCAGTTCGCGGATGACTGGGGCATTTTTGTCACTGCTGGCGTTGCGCAAAACAAAGTGCAGATCCCGCAGCACAAACAGAGTATCTTCACTAGGGGCAGAGCGCATCACCCGCCCCAGGGCGGCCATGACCGAACCGCGATCCTCGCCATTGTCTTGCCAGCCCCGCACCAAGTCCCAGATCAACAGTTTGCGGGGTGGATCCGTGCGCTTGGCCACCTGGGCCAGCACAGCATCGGCAGGTTCCTCTTCTGGAGAAACCAAGTAAATGAGGGGGTAACGGGCCCGGATCATCAGGTCGAGAGCCGTGATCAGCTCCGCTTGTGGTTCCGACGGGATCCCGTTTGGGGAGAGAGCTAACCTGCTTTCGCTTTCAGGCAGGCGTTGGGCGGCATCAGTCATGGCATCGGTTGTGAAGTCAAGTTAAGACAAAGCAGGGATCCCTTGGGGTAGCAATTCCCCCAGCATCAGGCGTGCGGTTTGGGTCGGATCAGGGGCTTCCATCAACGCCCGCACCACGGCAACACGAGTGGCCCCCGCCTCCCGCACTTGGGCCAGATTGTGGGCATCAATGCCGCCAATGGCAAACCAGGGAATGTGGGCTTTATCGGCAGCCAAGCGCACATACTCCAGTCCGGCAGCGGGTTTATCGGCTTTGGTGGGGGTGGGGTAAACGGGGCCAACCCCGATGTAATCCACACCCGCAGTCAATGCCTGGGCCAATTCCTCCGGGTTGGTGGTGGAAAGGCCAATCAGCTTCTGGGATCCCAGCAGTTGTCGGGCCCAGGCCACCGGCAAATCGGTTTGGCCGAGGTGAACTCCATCCGCCTGACTGATCAGGGCCAAGTCAATGCGGTCGTTGACAATCATCAGGGCATGGTAACGGTTGCACAGTTGCCGCAGTTGCTCCAGTTGCCGCAGCATTTCACGGTCGGAGAGGTTTTTCTGACGGTACTGCACCAGCGTTACCCCACCGCGCAAGGATTTTTCCACCGCTTCTAGCCAGTCGGGGACGGGGCTGGTCACCAGGTAAAGATAGGCCGACAAAAGGCGTTGCCGCAGGGATCCCCCCAGGAGTTCATGTTCCAGTGTATAGAGGCGATAGCGCATATCCTGGGCCAGCTTGGCCAAGCCGGGCGCTACCCAATGGCTGGATTCTGCCAGTTTCCCGTATTCTTCTAAGACTCGTAGCGCTTCCTGAACGCGGCTGCAATTGGCCTGCAACAGATGGCTGAGATCGCGGCGTCGCTCTTCTTGGGGGTGGGAGAGTTGTGTCCCGGGATCGGCGGGAGTATCGCGGGCAAAGCGCAAGGG
Protein-coding regions in this window:
- a CDS encoding AAA family ATPase, whose product is MIRARYPLIYLVSPEEEPADAVLAQVAKRTDPPRKLLIWDLVRGWQDNGEDRGSVMAALGRVMRSAPSEDTLFVLRDLHFVLRNASSDKNAPVIRELKNLSRELKRSRKILLILSHTLEIPSDLAEEMTVVDIPLPSSEEISRLIQLYVAPEKLKLTPLAYEQLVKACQGLSRERIRRVLARALAAKQEVNEADIDLVLEEKKQAIRQTGILEFFTARETLKSVGGLDNLKAWVRVRQEAFTEEARRYGLPNPKGVLLVGIQGTGKSLSAKTIANEWRLPLLRLDAGRLFAGIVGESESRVRQMIQLSEAMAPCVLWIDEIDKAFGNIASGADGDSGTSRRVFGSLITWMQEKTSPVFIVATANNVPLLPPELLRKGRFDEIFFLNLPTEAERKEIFRVHLQRLRPSRLREFDLGVLAAQSENFSGAEIEQAIVDAMYNAFGGSSGEGRRDFTQADILQAIAETVPLASIARDQIENLKCWAAQAGARTASQDVKVLQEMKQCFLPS
- a CDS encoding thiamine phosphate synthase codes for the protein MKPQAVARILDANLDRAREGLRVLEEWFRFGLEDAAGSRECKEMRQALAQWHSDPLRFARDTPADPGTQLSHPQEERRRDLSHLLQANCSRVQEALRVLEEYGKLAESSHWVAPGLAKLAQDMRYRLYTLEHELLGGSLRQRLLSAYLYLVTSPVPDWLEAVEKSLRGGVTLVQYRQKNLSDREMLRQLEQLRQLCNRYHALMIVNDRIDLALISQADGVHLGQTDLPVAWARQLLGSQKLIGLSTTNPEELAQALTAGVDYIGVGPVYPTPTKADKPAAGLEYVRLAADKAHIPWFAIGGIDAHNLAQVREAGATRVAVVRALMEAPDPTQTARLMLGELLPQGIPALS